The proteins below are encoded in one region of Nocardioides marmorisolisilvae:
- a CDS encoding spermidine synthase — protein sequence MEYVEIARATSSRGDVLLRERRTPGAPAVLELRVNGVFVMDTRETGSERALATESLALVADPRNVLVGGLGLGFTAREVLADRRVERLVVVEIEEPLIEWMRDGTVPGGPELLADRRLRIVPGDIRLLVEEIVTTAYDLVLLDVDNGPGYLVHDTNAEVYRPGFLQRVRGLLAPDGVLVVWSAAQAPDLEAAMRATFGSCRRQAHPVRLGERDEDYFLYLSRGGTAAG from the coding sequence ATGGAGTACGTCGAGATAGCCCGCGCGACCAGCTCGCGGGGCGACGTACTGCTCCGCGAGCGTCGTACGCCGGGGGCACCGGCCGTGCTCGAGCTTCGGGTCAACGGGGTCTTCGTGATGGACACCCGCGAGACCGGGAGCGAGCGGGCGCTCGCCACCGAGTCGCTCGCCCTGGTTGCGGACCCGCGCAACGTCCTCGTCGGGGGTCTCGGGCTGGGCTTCACCGCACGCGAGGTGCTGGCCGACCGACGCGTCGAGCGGCTGGTGGTGGTCGAGATCGAGGAGCCCCTGATCGAGTGGATGCGCGACGGCACCGTCCCCGGCGGGCCCGAGCTGCTGGCCGACAGACGGCTGCGCATCGTGCCCGGCGACATCCGGCTGCTGGTCGAGGAGATCGTCACCACGGCCTACGACCTGGTGCTGTTGGACGTGGACAACGGCCCCGGCTACCTGGTGCACGACACGAACGCCGAGGTCTACCGGCCCGGCTTCCTCCAGCGGGTCCGCGGGCTGCTCGCCCCGGACGGCGTGCTGGTCGTGTGGTCGGCCGCGCAGGCGCCGGACCTCGAGGCCGCCATGCGAGCGACATTCGGGAGTTGCCGCCGGCAGGCGCACCCGGTCCGGCTGGGCGAGCGGGACGAGGACTACTTCCTCTACCTCTCGCGCGGCGGAACCGCCGCTGGGTAA
- a CDS encoding class II fumarate hydratase translates to MSEHEGSPGTGFRIEHDSMGEVRVPEGALWRAQTQRAVENFPISGSTIEPALVVAMARVKKAAAHTNVDLGVLDEARGAAIVHAADEVIAGEHRDAFPVDVFQTGSGTSSNMNMNEVLATLASRAGTDVHPNDHVNASQSSNDTFPTSIHVAAAESTTTDLVPAVEHLGEAFGRKAEEFAGLVKSGRTHLMDATPVMLGQEFGGYAAICRMAVERLQASLPRVLELPLGGTAVGTGINTPPGFAAQVIEELGRDTGLPFTEARDHFEAQGGQDALVELSGQLRTIAVGLTKACNDLRWMSSGPTAGLAEIHLPDLQPGSSIMPGKVNPVLPEATLMVCAQVIGNDAAVTVAGASGNFELNVMMPVLARNLLESIRLLASATRVLADRCVDGITADADRMRGYAESSPSVVTPLNKYIGYEEAAKVAKAAMKEGRTIREQVLALGYVDRGDLTEQQLDDALDVESMTHP, encoded by the coding sequence ATGAGTGAGCATGAGGGCAGTCCCGGGACAGGCTTCCGGATCGAGCACGACAGCATGGGCGAGGTCCGGGTGCCCGAGGGCGCCCTCTGGCGCGCACAGACCCAGCGGGCCGTGGAGAACTTTCCGATCTCCGGGAGCACCATCGAGCCGGCCCTGGTCGTGGCGATGGCCCGCGTCAAGAAGGCGGCGGCGCACACCAACGTCGACCTCGGCGTCCTCGACGAGGCCAGAGGCGCGGCGATCGTGCACGCGGCTGACGAGGTCATCGCCGGCGAGCATCGCGACGCGTTCCCGGTCGATGTGTTCCAGACGGGCTCGGGCACCAGCTCGAACATGAACATGAACGAGGTGCTGGCCACTCTGGCCAGCCGTGCCGGGACCGACGTACATCCCAATGACCACGTCAACGCGAGCCAGTCCAGCAACGACACCTTCCCCACCAGCATCCATGTCGCGGCCGCCGAGTCGACCACGACCGACCTCGTCCCGGCCGTGGAGCACCTCGGCGAGGCCTTCGGCCGCAAGGCGGAGGAGTTCGCCGGCCTGGTGAAGTCCGGTCGCACCCACCTGATGGACGCCACCCCGGTGATGCTCGGCCAGGAGTTCGGCGGCTACGCGGCGATCTGCCGGATGGCGGTCGAGCGGCTGCAGGCCAGCTTGCCGAGGGTGCTGGAGCTCCCGCTGGGCGGCACCGCCGTCGGCACCGGCATCAACACCCCGCCGGGCTTCGCCGCGCAGGTGATCGAGGAGCTCGGTCGCGACACCGGCCTGCCCTTCACCGAGGCACGCGACCACTTCGAGGCCCAGGGCGGCCAGGACGCGCTCGTGGAGCTGTCCGGGCAGCTGCGCACCATCGCCGTCGGGCTCACGAAGGCCTGCAACGACCTGCGCTGGATGAGCTCCGGGCCGACGGCGGGGCTCGCCGAGATCCACCTGCCCGACCTGCAGCCGGGATCGAGCATCATGCCCGGGAAGGTCAACCCGGTGCTCCCCGAGGCCACGCTGATGGTCTGCGCGCAGGTCATCGGCAACGATGCGGCCGTCACGGTCGCCGGCGCCAGCGGCAACTTCGAGCTCAACGTGATGATGCCGGTCCTCGCCCGCAACCTGCTCGAGTCGATCCGGCTCCTGGCCAGCGCGACCCGCGTCCTCGCCGACCGATGCGTCGACGGCATCACCGCGGACGCCGACCGGATGCGGGGGTACGCCGAGTCCTCGCCCTCGGTCGTCACCCCGCTGAACAAGTACATCGGCTACGAGGAGGCTGCGAAGGTCGCCAAGGCGGCGATGAAGGAGGGGAGGACCATCCGGGAGCAGGTGCTGGCCCTGGGGTACGTCGACCGGGGTGATCTGACCGAGCAGCAGCTCGACGATGCCCTCGACGTCGAGAGCATGACCCACCCCTGA
- a CDS encoding DUF4129 domain-containing protein — protein MHTRAGVRLTVLAVATAIVAGLALVLWGSMSGPVRVTTHARPPGVHTPSPSPQPSPTAAPTTQRQRPTPATGPNLHWVGESLAVVFGIGLCVLALRLLRLLLDAAPRRLPRPEEGDFDVPPPGVDDAAVRAGLTDQHAAQLAALADLPARNGIVQAWVLFEQAAAHAGAGRRPTETSAEFVVRLLHLLDVDPGPVGRLRGLYVEARFSAHPLGDRHRDEAAAALDAIHRELGALGPAVSR, from the coding sequence GTGCACACCCGGGCCGGGGTCCGGCTGACCGTCCTCGCCGTCGCGACCGCGATCGTGGCCGGACTGGCGTTGGTGCTGTGGGGCTCGATGAGCGGTCCGGTGCGGGTGACCACCCACGCACGGCCGCCGGGGGTCCACACGCCGAGCCCCTCTCCGCAGCCGAGTCCCACGGCCGCACCCACGACGCAACGTCAGCGTCCCACGCCGGCCACCGGGCCGAACCTGCACTGGGTCGGCGAGTCCCTCGCGGTGGTCTTCGGGATCGGCCTCTGCGTGCTCGCTCTGCGGCTCCTGCGACTGCTCCTCGACGCGGCGCCCCGCCGGCTGCCGCGGCCCGAGGAGGGGGACTTCGACGTCCCGCCGCCCGGCGTGGACGACGCCGCGGTCCGCGCCGGCCTGACCGACCAGCACGCCGCTCAGCTGGCCGCCCTCGCCGACCTCCCGGCGCGCAACGGGATCGTGCAGGCCTGGGTGCTCTTCGAGCAGGCGGCGGCACACGCGGGCGCTGGCCGAAGACCGACCGAGACCTCGGCCGAGTTCGTGGTGCGGTTGTTGCACCTCCTCGACGTCGACCCGGGCCCGGTCGGGCGACTCCGCGGGCTCTACGTCGAGGCGCGCTTCTCCGCCCACCCCCTCGGTGACCGGCACCGCGACGAGGCGGCGGCCGCACTCGACGCCATCCACCGCGAGCTCGGCGCGCTCGGGCCGGCGGTGTCGCGATGA
- a CDS encoding AAA family ATPase has product MTTTYDVPTTAARAGQVLDQVGTAVIGKAASLRLVLAGILAGGHVLLEDFPGLGKTLAARSFAQSLGLDFTRAQFTPDLLPADLTGSFVYDQGRHEFEFRKGPVFTGLLLADEINRTPPKTQAALLEAMQERQVTVEGTTFPLAAPFHVLATANPIEYEGTYPLPEAQLDRFLLRVGFGYPTAAQEDDVLAARLARRREQIDLRAVTDADGLLAMQACVETVEVDPTVREYCVSLAHATRQHADVLTGASPRGSLALVLTARALAVIAGRDFVLPEDVKAVATAVLAHRLTLRPELWMSTVTTASVIDDVLGQIATPPAVRGVREAEGLGTPG; this is encoded by the coding sequence GTGACCACGACGTACGACGTTCCCACGACTGCTGCGCGTGCCGGTCAGGTCCTCGACCAGGTCGGCACCGCGGTGATCGGCAAGGCGGCGTCCCTGCGGCTGGTGCTGGCCGGCATCCTCGCTGGCGGACACGTCCTGCTCGAGGACTTCCCCGGACTGGGCAAGACACTGGCCGCGCGCTCGTTCGCGCAGAGCCTCGGCCTCGACTTCACCCGTGCCCAGTTCACCCCGGACCTGCTGCCCGCCGACCTGACCGGCTCCTTCGTCTACGACCAGGGCCGGCACGAGTTCGAGTTCCGCAAGGGGCCGGTCTTCACCGGGCTGCTGCTCGCCGACGAGATCAACCGGACGCCACCGAAGACCCAGGCCGCCCTGCTCGAGGCGATGCAGGAGAGGCAGGTGACGGTGGAGGGCACGACCTTCCCGCTCGCTGCGCCGTTCCACGTGCTGGCCACCGCCAACCCGATCGAGTACGAAGGCACCTACCCGCTCCCCGAGGCCCAGCTCGACCGGTTCCTGCTCCGGGTGGGCTTCGGCTACCCGACCGCCGCCCAGGAGGACGACGTCCTCGCCGCTCGCCTGGCGCGCCGCCGCGAGCAGATCGATCTGCGCGCGGTCACCGACGCCGACGGCCTGCTGGCGATGCAGGCCTGCGTCGAGACGGTCGAGGTCGACCCGACCGTGCGGGAGTACTGCGTCTCGCTCGCCCACGCGACCCGGCAGCACGCCGACGTCCTCACCGGCGCCTCCCCGCGCGGGTCGCTCGCGCTGGTGTTGACCGCTCGGGCGCTGGCAGTGATCGCCGGGCGCGACTTCGTCCTGCCCGAGGACGTGAAGGCCGTCGCAACGGCGGTGCTCGCGCACCGGCTCACCCTGCGCCCGGAGCTCTGGATGTCCACGGTGACCACGGCCTCGGTGATCGACGACGTCCTCGGCCAGATCGCGACCCCACCGGCAGTCCGCGGCGTCCGGGAGGCCGAGGGGCTCGGGACGCCCGGATGA
- a CDS encoding DUF58 domain-containing protein, translated as MTGWQPTPALLRGCAVMLAAPLIGVLIGRPALVVLAVPFVVLTAAGLWHRPLSNPGVTSRLRRRTVREGETSVVETTVGGLDADAIGWLVLPVRYVVPRTGGAATTLAATGPTMQLHTDLRALRWGRHEVGGGQLAVTSRWGGFRWGPDLVATSRLVVLPQAAPFDSTAEAPHPVGLVGANRSRHQGDGREFASIREFVSGDRLRRIHWRTSLRTGTLHVVTTTVEQDSAVLLLVDAMADLGHSGGIDGQQSSLDVTMRAAGALAEHHLRIGDRVGLRVIARSGQIIAPRAGMRQHRLILESLTQVEPGRPDHFDAARIQLGLSAGTVVLVLSPLLAPEVGATLVALSRSGLPVVAIDTSPPGLDEVGDSARLSTAALAWRLRLLEREVQLRGIVATGTPVVRWQGPGTLDEVLRRLGRRARMPRVATR; from the coding sequence ATGACGGGCTGGCAACCCACCCCGGCGCTGCTGCGCGGATGCGCGGTGATGCTGGCGGCCCCGCTCATCGGGGTGCTGATCGGACGCCCGGCCCTCGTCGTCCTGGCGGTCCCCTTCGTCGTGCTCACCGCCGCCGGGTTGTGGCACCGGCCGCTCAGCAACCCCGGCGTCACCAGCCGGCTCCGACGCCGCACCGTCCGCGAGGGCGAGACCAGCGTGGTGGAGACGACAGTCGGCGGACTCGACGCGGACGCCATCGGCTGGCTGGTCCTGCCGGTCCGGTACGTCGTCCCTCGCACCGGCGGGGCAGCGACCACCCTGGCTGCGACCGGCCCGACGATGCAGCTCCATACGGACCTGCGCGCGCTCCGGTGGGGCCGGCACGAGGTCGGCGGCGGCCAGCTGGCCGTGACCAGCCGCTGGGGCGGGTTCCGCTGGGGTCCCGACCTGGTGGCGACGTCGCGGCTGGTCGTGCTCCCCCAGGCCGCTCCGTTCGACTCCACCGCCGAGGCACCGCACCCGGTTGGCCTCGTGGGCGCGAACCGGTCACGGCACCAGGGCGACGGCCGAGAGTTCGCCTCGATCCGGGAGTTCGTGTCGGGCGACCGGCTGCGCCGGATCCACTGGCGGACCTCCCTGCGCACCGGCACGCTGCACGTGGTCACCACCACCGTGGAGCAGGACAGCGCCGTGCTGCTCCTCGTGGACGCGATGGCCGACCTGGGCCACAGCGGAGGCATCGACGGCCAACAGAGCAGTCTCGACGTGACGATGCGCGCCGCCGGCGCCCTGGCCGAGCACCATCTCCGCATCGGCGACCGGGTCGGTCTCCGGGTGATCGCTCGCAGCGGCCAGATCATCGCGCCGCGGGCCGGGATGCGTCAGCACCGTCTCATCCTCGAGTCCCTCACCCAGGTCGAGCCCGGACGACCCGACCATTTCGACGCGGCCCGGATCCAGCTCGGCCTGTCCGCGGGCACGGTCGTGCTCGTACTCTCGCCGCTGCTCGCACCCGAGGTCGGCGCGACCCTGGTGGCGCTGTCGCGCAGCGGACTGCCGGTGGTGGCGATCGACACCTCGCCGCCCGGACTCGACGAGGTGGGCGACTCCGCCCGGCTGAGCACGGCGGCCCTGGCCTGGCGGCTGCGTCTCCTGGAGCGCGAGGTGCAGCTGCGCGGGATCGTCGCCACGGGCACACCGGTGGTGCGCTGGCAGGGTCCTGGGACGCTGGACGAGGTGCTCCGCCGACTCGGCCGGCGTGCGCGGATGCCGCGAGTGGCGACCCGATGA
- the arsB gene encoding ACR3 family arsenite efflux transporter, which produces MTDTRETSRAPEDTAVLRRLSTLDRFLPVWILAAMALGLLLGRLVPGLDDALSTVEVGSVSLPIAVGLLVMMYPVLAKVRYDELGHVSADRRLLLSSVVLNWVIGPAVMFALAWLMLPDLPAYRTGLIIVGLARCIAMVLVWNDLACGDREAAAILVAINSVFQIVAFAGLGWFYLQVLPGWLGLATGAGLHVSVWGIARSVLVFLGIPLVAGFLTRVTGESAMGRDGYETRLLPRIGPLALYGLLFTVVILFALQGDAITRRPLDVARIALPLLAYFAVMWGGSFALGRAIGMSYERTTTLAFTAAGNNFELAIAVAIGVFGVTSGQALAGVVGPLIEVPALVGLVYVALRLRRRFSGAGSMVGR; this is translated from the coding sequence ATGACCGACACCCGCGAGACCAGCCGGGCGCCGGAGGACACCGCCGTCCTCCGGCGGCTCTCCACCCTGGATCGGTTCCTGCCGGTCTGGATCCTCGCCGCGATGGCGCTCGGGCTCCTGCTCGGTCGTCTCGTGCCCGGGCTCGACGACGCGCTGTCGACGGTGGAGGTCGGCTCGGTCTCGCTGCCGATCGCTGTGGGCCTGCTGGTGATGATGTATCCCGTCCTCGCCAAGGTGCGCTACGACGAGCTCGGCCACGTCTCCGCCGACCGGCGGCTCCTGCTCAGCTCGGTGGTGCTGAACTGGGTCATCGGACCGGCGGTGATGTTCGCGCTCGCCTGGCTGATGCTCCCGGACCTGCCTGCCTACCGGACCGGGCTGATCATCGTGGGCCTGGCCCGTTGCATCGCGATGGTGCTGGTCTGGAACGACCTGGCCTGCGGGGACCGCGAGGCGGCCGCCATCCTGGTGGCGATCAACTCGGTCTTCCAGATCGTGGCCTTCGCCGGTCTCGGCTGGTTCTACCTGCAGGTGCTGCCGGGTTGGCTGGGTCTTGCCACCGGCGCCGGCCTGCACGTCTCGGTGTGGGGGATCGCCAGATCTGTGCTGGTGTTCCTGGGCATCCCACTCGTCGCGGGGTTCCTCACCCGCGTCACCGGTGAGAGCGCGATGGGGCGGGACGGGTACGAGACCCGGCTGTTGCCGCGCATCGGCCCGCTGGCGCTCTACGGACTGCTCTTCACGGTCGTGATCCTGTTCGCGCTGCAGGGCGACGCGATCACCCGCCGGCCGCTCGACGTCGCCCGGATCGCGCTACCGCTGCTGGCCTACTTCGCGGTGATGTGGGGCGGATCGTTCGCGCTCGGCAGGGCGATCGGGATGTCCTACGAACGCACCACCACGCTGGCGTTCACCGCCGCAGGCAACAACTTCGAGCTCGCGATCGCCGTGGCGATCGGGGTCTTCGGGGTGACCTCCGGCCAAGCGCTGGCGGGGGTCGTCGGCCCGCTCATCGAGGTGCCGGCACTGGTCGGGCTCGTGTACGTCGCGCTGCGGCTCCGCCGGCGGTTCTCCGGCGCTGGGTCGATGGTGGGTCGGTGA
- a CDS encoding metalloregulator ArsR/SmtB family transcription factor, with product MTSQQAETVAPLLKAVADPVRLRLMSIVLSHEGGEACVCDLIPAFDLSQPTISHHLKVLHEAGLLDREKRGTWVYYQARPEAMQAMSALFAAGATC from the coding sequence ATGACGAGCCAGCAGGCCGAGACCGTCGCCCCGTTGCTCAAGGCGGTCGCGGACCCTGTGCGGCTGCGGCTGATGTCCATCGTGCTCTCCCACGAGGGTGGCGAGGCCTGCGTCTGTGATCTCATCCCGGCCTTCGACCTCTCCCAGCCCACCATCAGCCACCACCTCAAGGTGCTGCACGAGGCGGGTCTGCTGGACCGGGAGAAGCGGGGCACCTGGGTCTACTACCAGGCCAGGCCGGAGGCGATGCAGGCGATGAGCGCGCTCTTCGCTGCCGGGGCCACCTGCTGA
- a CDS encoding ArsI/CadI family heavy metal resistance metalloenzyme, which yields MSRVQLALRVADLDASIAFYSRLFATTPAKRRPGYANFAIAEPPLKLVLLEGEPGQETRMDHLGVEVESTGLVSAATERLAAAGLATRVEDDTSCCYAVQDKVWVTGPGNEPWEVYTVTGDVRPDLEGLSDLGLSEVAGDGTCCRSATTTDADVTAQPACC from the coding sequence ATGTCTCGTGTGCAACTGGCACTCCGCGTCGCCGACCTCGACGCCTCGATCGCCTTCTACTCCCGACTCTTCGCCACCACCCCGGCCAAGCGTCGACCCGGCTATGCCAACTTCGCGATCGCGGAGCCGCCGCTGAAGCTCGTGCTGCTCGAGGGCGAGCCGGGCCAGGAGACCCGGATGGACCACCTCGGCGTCGAGGTCGAGAGCACCGGCCTGGTGTCCGCGGCCACCGAGCGGCTCGCCGCCGCCGGGCTCGCCACCAGGGTGGAGGACGACACCAGCTGCTGCTATGCCGTGCAGGACAAGGTGTGGGTCACCGGCCCGGGCAACGAGCCCTGGGAGGTCTACACCGTCACCGGGGACGTCCGCCCCGACCTCGAGGGCCTCAGCGACCTCGGGCTCTCCGAGGTCGCCGGCGACGGCACCTGCTGCCGCAGCGCCACGACGACGGACGCGGACGTCACCGCCCAGCCGGCCTGCTGCTGA
- a CDS encoding aggregation-promoting factor C-terminal-like domain-containing protein, translating into MPKTKYAPKHRGAPVKTHAATRQGVKNAAVFSGVAVAATGIAVSTGVVTSNGPIDGAAAALTASGTTHHLSAADLAAREQSASRSSDDRRAAADKLKERALSNASGVAHTSSEDLSTSDPQTLARTLMPQYGMSSSQFSCLDSIWSQESGWNVHAANPSSSAYGIPQALPGSKMASAGANWQNSAETQIRWGLGYIRDRYGSACSAWAFKRAHGWY; encoded by the coding sequence GTGCCCAAAACCAAGTACGCCCCGAAGCACCGGGGCGCACCGGTCAAGACCCATGCCGCGACCCGTCAGGGTGTGAAGAACGCTGCCGTGTTCTCCGGGGTGGCCGTCGCCGCGACCGGCATCGCGGTGTCCACCGGAGTAGTGACCAGCAACGGTCCCATCGACGGCGCGGCCGCGGCCCTGACCGCTTCGGGAACCACCCACCACCTTTCCGCAGCCGACCTCGCTGCTCGCGAGCAGAGCGCCTCCCGTTCCTCCGACGATCGGCGTGCCGCCGCCGACAAGCTCAAGGAGCGGGCGCTGTCGAACGCCTCCGGCGTGGCGCACACGAGCTCTGAGGACCTGAGCACGTCCGACCCGCAGACCCTGGCTCGGACCCTGATGCCGCAGTACGGCATGTCCTCCTCGCAGTTCAGCTGCCTCGACTCGATCTGGTCCCAGGAGTCCGGCTGGAACGTCCATGCGGCCAACCCCAGCTCGTCGGCGTACGGGATCCCGCAGGCCCTGCCCGGCTCGAAGATGGCCTCGGCCGGCGCCAACTGGCAGAACAGCGCGGAGACCCAGATCCGCTGGGGTCTCGGCTACATCCGGGATCGCTACGGCTCGGCGTGCTCGGCATGGGCCTTCAAGCGCGCCCACGGCTGGTACTGA